The Gouania willdenowi unplaced genomic scaffold, fGouWil2.1 scaffold_129_arrow_ctg1, whole genome shotgun sequence genome includes a region encoding these proteins:
- the LOC114458569 gene encoding E3 ubiquitin-protein ligase TRIM39-like isoform X1 — MGHLTSKFVDMSPACSGTSEHHFLCSICLEVLTDPVTTPCGHNFCKTCISTHWDTSTTSRCPVCNQVFSTKPQLKVNIMMREMVSQFRRESEKKAAAPGEVLCDVCTGTKVKALKSCLDCGVSYCETHLKPHLTASGLRRHQLVEPVENLETRMCPKHSKPLELFCQSDQTRVCLMCSVLEHRSHQLVPLGEDLFEDKKVYLQQMIQKRREKLEEIRESVRFRKEAADRGKAEGVELFTALMELVRRGLKDLMKTMEEQQEAEEREAEGLIKELEEEISELMKRSSEVEQLSHSEDHLLQHFCSLKAPPTTKDWTEVMVHPSSYEGTVLRAVAQLEDTLSDEMMKIKMLEMKRLQQFAVAVTLDPLTAHSNLILSDDEKQVYCSDVKKKLPHNKERFSHCVCVLGKQSFSSGRFYFEVQVKGKTDWDLGVVKESINRKGYIAVTPKNGYWMVALRDGNVYKACGDSSVTLHLKCVPEKVGVFVDYEEGVVSFYDVDAAALIYSFTHCCFTHKLHPYFSPCLNHGGKNSAPLIICPVNQSE, encoded by the exons ATGGGACATCTAACGTCAAAG TTTGTGGACATGTCTCCTGCCTGCAGTGGGACGTCtgaacatcacttcctgtgctcCATCTGTCTGGAGGTGCTCACTGATCCAGTCACCACACCATGTGGACACAACTTCTGCAAAACATGCATCAGCACACACTGGGACACCAGTACCACCAGCAGGTGTCCCGTGTGTAATCAGGTGTTCAGCACTAAACCTCAGCTGAAGGTCAATATTATGATGCGTGAGATGGTTTCTCAGTTCAGACGTGAATCTGAGAagaaagcagcagcaccaggagaAGTTCTCTGTGATGTCTGCACTGGAACCAAAGTAAAGGCCCTGAAGTCCTGCCTGGACTGTGGGGTCTCCTACTGTGAGACTCACCTGAAGCCTCATCTGACAGCATCAGGCCTGAGAAGACATCAGCTGGTGGAGCCTGTGGAGAACCTGGAAACCAGGATGTGTCCAAAGCACAGCAAACCTCTGGAGCTGTTCTGTCAGAGCGATCAGACACGTGTCTGCTTGATGTGTTCTGTTTTGGAGCACAGGAGTCACCAGTTAGTCCCTCTGGGAGAAGATCTGTTTGAAGACAAGAAAGTTTATCTTCAGCAGATGATCCaaaagagacgagagaagctgGAGGAGATCAGAGAGTCAGTGAGATTCAGGAAGGAAGCAGCAGACAGAGGGAAAGCTGAAGGTGTGGAGCTGTTCACTGCTCTGATGGAGCTTGTTCGAAGAGGCCTGAAGGACCTAATGAAGACAATGGAGGAGCAACAGGaagcagaagagagagaggctgaaggtttgatcaaagagctggaggaggaaatctctgagctgatgaagagaagctctgaggtggaacagctctcccactctgaagaccacctcctccaacacttctgctccctgaaagctcctccaaccaccaaggactggacagaggtcatggtccatccatcatcatatgaaggaactgtgctgagagctgtggctcagctggaggacacactcagtgacgAGATGATGAAGATAAAGATGTTAGAGATGAAGAGGCTGCAGCAGTTTGCAGTAGCTGTGACTCTTGATCCTCTTACAGCTCATTCTAACCTCATCCTGTCTGATGATGAAAAACAAGTTTACTGCAGTGATGTGAAGAAGAAACTTCCACACAACAAAGAGAGATTTTCTcattgtgtctgtgttttaGGGAAACAGAGTTTCAGTTCAGGTAGATTTTACTTTGAGGTTCAggttaaaggaaaaactgaCTGGGATTTAGGAGTGGTTAAAGAATCCATCAACAGGAAGGGATATATTGCTGTGACTCCTAAGAATGGTTACTGGATGGTGGCActcagagatggaaatgtgtatAAAGCATGTGGAGATTCTTCAGTCActcttcatctgaagtgtgttcctgagaaggtgggtgtgtttgtggactatgaggagggtgtggtctccttttatgatgtagatgctgcagctctgatctactccttcactcactgctgcttcactcatAAACTACACCCATACTTTAGTCCCTGTTTAAACCATGGTGGTAAAAACTCAGCACCTCTGATCATctgtcctgtcaatcaaagtgaatga
- the LOC114458569 gene encoding E3 ubiquitin-protein ligase TRIM39-like isoform X2 produces MSPACSGTSEHHFLCSICLEVLTDPVTTPCGHNFCKTCISTHWDTSTTSRCPVCNQVFSTKPQLKVNIMMREMVSQFRRESEKKAAAPGEVLCDVCTGTKVKALKSCLDCGVSYCETHLKPHLTASGLRRHQLVEPVENLETRMCPKHSKPLELFCQSDQTRVCLMCSVLEHRSHQLVPLGEDLFEDKKVYLQQMIQKRREKLEEIRESVRFRKEAADRGKAEGVELFTALMELVRRGLKDLMKTMEEQQEAEEREAEGLIKELEEEISELMKRSSEVEQLSHSEDHLLQHFCSLKAPPTTKDWTEVMVHPSSYEGTVLRAVAQLEDTLSDEMMKIKMLEMKRLQQFAVAVTLDPLTAHSNLILSDDEKQVYCSDVKKKLPHNKERFSHCVCVLGKQSFSSGRFYFEVQVKGKTDWDLGVVKESINRKGYIAVTPKNGYWMVALRDGNVYKACGDSSVTLHLKCVPEKVGVFVDYEEGVVSFYDVDAAALIYSFTHCCFTHKLHPYFSPCLNHGGKNSAPLIICPVNQSE; encoded by the coding sequence ATGTCTCCTGCCTGCAGTGGGACGTCtgaacatcacttcctgtgctcCATCTGTCTGGAGGTGCTCACTGATCCAGTCACCACACCATGTGGACACAACTTCTGCAAAACATGCATCAGCACACACTGGGACACCAGTACCACCAGCAGGTGTCCCGTGTGTAATCAGGTGTTCAGCACTAAACCTCAGCTGAAGGTCAATATTATGATGCGTGAGATGGTTTCTCAGTTCAGACGTGAATCTGAGAagaaagcagcagcaccaggagaAGTTCTCTGTGATGTCTGCACTGGAACCAAAGTAAAGGCCCTGAAGTCCTGCCTGGACTGTGGGGTCTCCTACTGTGAGACTCACCTGAAGCCTCATCTGACAGCATCAGGCCTGAGAAGACATCAGCTGGTGGAGCCTGTGGAGAACCTGGAAACCAGGATGTGTCCAAAGCACAGCAAACCTCTGGAGCTGTTCTGTCAGAGCGATCAGACACGTGTCTGCTTGATGTGTTCTGTTTTGGAGCACAGGAGTCACCAGTTAGTCCCTCTGGGAGAAGATCTGTTTGAAGACAAGAAAGTTTATCTTCAGCAGATGATCCaaaagagacgagagaagctgGAGGAGATCAGAGAGTCAGTGAGATTCAGGAAGGAAGCAGCAGACAGAGGGAAAGCTGAAGGTGTGGAGCTGTTCACTGCTCTGATGGAGCTTGTTCGAAGAGGCCTGAAGGACCTAATGAAGACAATGGAGGAGCAACAGGaagcagaagagagagaggctgaaggtttgatcaaagagctggaggaggaaatctctgagctgatgaagagaagctctgaggtggaacagctctcccactctgaagaccacctcctccaacacttctgctccctgaaagctcctccaaccaccaaggactggacagaggtcatggtccatccatcatcatatgaaggaactgtgctgagagctgtggctcagctggaggacacactcagtgacgAGATGATGAAGATAAAGATGTTAGAGATGAAGAGGCTGCAGCAGTTTGCAGTAGCTGTGACTCTTGATCCTCTTACAGCTCATTCTAACCTCATCCTGTCTGATGATGAAAAACAAGTTTACTGCAGTGATGTGAAGAAGAAACTTCCACACAACAAAGAGAGATTTTCTcattgtgtctgtgttttaGGGAAACAGAGTTTCAGTTCAGGTAGATTTTACTTTGAGGTTCAggttaaaggaaaaactgaCTGGGATTTAGGAGTGGTTAAAGAATCCATCAACAGGAAGGGATATATTGCTGTGACTCCTAAGAATGGTTACTGGATGGTGGCActcagagatggaaatgtgtatAAAGCATGTGGAGATTCTTCAGTCActcttcatctgaagtgtgttcctgagaaggtgggtgtgtttgtggactatgaggagggtgtggtctccttttatgatgtagatgctgcagctctgatctactccttcactcactgctgcttcactcatAAACTACACCCATACTTTAGTCCCTGTTTAAACCATGGTGGTAAAAACTCAGCACCTCTGATCATctgtcctgtcaatcaaagtgaatga